One genomic window of Myxocyprinus asiaticus isolate MX2 ecotype Aquarium Trade chromosome 5, UBuf_Myxa_2, whole genome shotgun sequence includes the following:
- the impa1 gene encoding inositol monophosphatase 1 — translation MPDLWQDAMDHAVTVARKAGEIVRDALQNDLKIMCKSSSVDLVTKTDQNVEQLIITSVKEKFPTHSFIGEESVAAGEPCVLTDNPTWIIDPVDGTTNFVHGYPFVAICIGFAVKKTLEFGVVYSCIEDKMYTARKGQGAFCNGQPLQVSDQKEINQSIIATEFGSNRDPDVVDKIFSSMRKILCLPVHGMRGAGSAALNMCLVASGCVEAYYEIGIHCWDVAAAAVIVSEAGGVLMDVEGGPMDLMSRRVVAANNKTIAERIITEIEAFSAVRDDAPVDLLK, via the exons ATGCCTGATCTTTGGCAAGATGCGATGGACCATGCTGTGACTGTGGCCAGGAAGGCAGGAGAG ATTGTGAGGGATGCTTTGCAAAATGACCTGAAGATCATGTGTAAAAGTTCCTCTGTTGATCTGGTCACTAAAACAGACCAGAATGTGGAGCAACTCATTATTACATCAGTAAAGGAGAAGTTTCCTACACACAG tttcattGGTGAAGAGTCAGTGGCTGCAGGAGAGCCTTGTGTTTTGACTGACAACCCAACATGGATTATTGACCCTGTGGATGGGACCACTAACTTTGTGCATGG ATATCCATTTGTTGCTATATGCATTGGCTTCGCTGTCAAAAAAACG TTAGAGTTTGGTGTGGTGTATAGCTGCATAGAAGATAAGATGTACACAGCTCGAAAAGGGCAGGGTGCATTTTGCAATGGACAACCCCTACAAGTATCAGACCAAAAAG AGATCAACCAGTCAATCATCGCCACAGAATTTGGCTCCAATAGAGATCCTGATGTCGTTGACAAGATTTTCTCTAGTATGAGGAAGATCTTGTGTCTGCCAGTCCATGG GATGCGAGGTGCAGGATCTGCTGCCCTCAACATGTGCCTGGTGGCATCTGGTTGTGTTGAGGCCTATTATGAGATTGGCATTCACTGTTGGGATGTTGCAGCTGCAGCAGTCATAGTCTCAGAGGCAGGAGGAGTTCTTATGGATGTTGAAG GTGGACCAATGGACCTGATGTCTAGAAGAGTTGTTGCAGCTAATAACAAAACAATTGCAGAGAGAATCATTACAGAGATTGaggcattttcagctgtaagagATGATGCACCTGTAGACCTTTTAAAGTGA
- the si:dkey-181m9.8 gene encoding uncharacterized protein si:dkey-181m9.8: protein MSRVTADLQYKTLVECNYCHPNEVLDDIKAVSTDFPDLQLYVDYYYFPNNDKKKLVNLGGTVPVKYEGNKYNIPVCIWIHETHPKNPPRCNVCPSPSMVINAKSSNVDAYGRILLDCLSNWKIGWSNLSIVLEEMISAFQRETPLFATYPVRTPSLPSQTKLLPEERVVQPSPFSSYGSWPHAGSSSMQKSSAAQHGVTQHASNTISKSKMSQSSLSLATGTEMSGVRRSYTQELLDFGITFEAQDLETNHQTNPFISPASGSARSSSDLNNIDDMFKSLQLQGVVNMYQLDNRDKDILHAGGQWLDGGGSPVVRPALVDNSHKVVVNRLPVGVSHSKMKNKLTIYFQRKHNAGGEVLDVKYPAAQPDQAWVLFRDYRDAEQVLKQPDRVITMNEQRFLIQLKKFEDMEIPGGVQGEKAEMFKRILSLEGCSFSPTDVLEAVQSCRNLDSALKYLSHDCPICQEQVSFNRMITMTHCSCSFCESCFKKYFSSVIKEKSIVHAVCPLCNLPDVRGGRREESMEYFSLLDTQIRYYLDPQIHELFQRKLRDQALQEMPNFRWCAHCSFGLLHEADRLRMDCPSCEKSTCFQCKKPWAPQHEGISCEKFKEWEQLNSPEYQNPRLEQLLSRNKIDCPKCKFRFFLARGGCLHFKCTQCQHEFCGGCSQPFKQGSTCNFSVECGAKGLHAHHPRDCLYHLRDWSVPRLRNLLQYYGVSHPLMFSPKVTIGGHLKGICGVMEFQETGAVKEEPCGRLAFPEYSGYCMLHYKECLVELINKNGLDPVALLDSAELRAELDRWKVPVPEKQPLEADLRYEDRLRQILKERVVLTSGAAPGLKLAAPPTPSPSSPPAAGAPWYSVLIRAVPEDSQQLLLLSD, encoded by the exons ATGTCGCGTGTTACAGCTGATCTTCAGTATAAAACGCTTGTCGAG TGCAATTACTGTCACCCCAACGAGGTGCTTGATGATATTAAAGCCGTATCCACAGATTTTCCAGACCTTCAGCTTTACGTGGACTATTATT ACTTCCCCAACAATGATAAGAAGAAATTGGTTAATTTGGGCGGCACTGTACCTGTAAAATATGAAG GCAACAAGTATAACATTCCAGTTTGCATCTGGATCCACGAGACCCATCCCAAAAACCCACCCAGGTGCAACGTCTGCCCCTCACCCTCTATGGTGATCAATGCTAAAAGCAGCAATGTGGATGCATACGGACGCATTCTTCTCGACTGTCTCAGCAACTGGAAGATT GGGTGGTCAAATTTGTCAATAGTTCTGGAGGAGATGATTTCTGCCTTTCAGCGTGAAACTCCCCTTTTTGCCACCTATCCGGTCAGAACCCCGTCCTTACCTTCCCAAACAAAGCTTTTGCCTGAAGAACGGGTAGTTCAGCCAAGTCCTTTTTCATCCTATGGCAG CTGGCCGCATGCAGGTAGCAGTTCCATGCAGAAGTCATCAGCCGCTCAACATGGAGTGACTCAGCATGCCAGCAATA CAATATCCAAGAGTAAAATGTCCCAGAGCAGTCTGTCACTGGCCACTGGCACTGAGATGAGTGGGGTAAGGAGATCATACACACAAGAGTTGCTGGATTTCGGGATCACATTTGAAGCACAAGATTTGGAGACTAACCACCAAACAAACCCATTTATCTCTCCTGCCTCAG GTTCAGCCAGAAGTTCTTCTGATTTAAACAACATAGATGACATGTTCAAAAGCCTTCAATTACAAGGAGTAGTCAATATGTACCAGTTGGACAACAGAGACAAAG atatTCTCCATGCTGGGGGACAGTGGCTGGATGGTGGTGGCAGCCCTGTGGTTCGCCCAGCCTTGGTGGATAACAGTCACAAGGTGGTGGTGAACAGACTTCCTGTGGGGGTCTCTCACAGCAAGATGAAGAACAAGCTCACCATCTACTTCCAGAGAAAGCACAATGCAGGAGGAGAAGTTCTGGATGTCAAATATCCTGCAGCCCAGCCAGACCAGGCTTGGGTCCTCTTCAGAGACTACAGAG ATGCAGAGCAGGTTCTGAAACAGCCTGACAGGGTGATTACAATGAATGAGCAGCGATTTCTTATTCAGCTGAAGAAATTTGAGGACATGGAG ATTCCAGGTGGTGTGCAAGGTGAAAAGGCGGAAATGTTCAAGCGCATCTTGAGTTTGGAGGGGTGCAGTTTCAGCCCCACAGATGTACTGGAAGCAGTGCAGTCTTGCCGGAACCTTGACTCTGCTCTGAAATACCTCTCCCATGACTGCCCCATATGCCAGGAGCAAGTGTCCTTCAACAGG ATGATCACCATGACCCACTGCTCTTGCTCATTCTGTGAGAGCTGTTTTAAGAAATACTTTTCCTCTGTCATCAAGGAGAAGAGTATAGTACATGCAGTGTGTCCTCTCTGTAATCTTCCTGATGTGCGAGGAGGCCGTAGGGAGGAGTCTATGGAATACTTTAGTCTGCTTGACACTCAG ATCCGGTATTATTTGGACCCTCAGATCCATGAGCTCTTTCAAAGGAAGCTCAGAGACCAGGCACTGCAGGAAATGCCCAACTTCCGCTGGTGTGCACAT TGTTCCTTTGGGCTCCTTCATGAAGCAGACAGGCTGAGGATGGACTGCCCCAGCTGTGAGAAAAGCACATGCTTTCAGTGCAAAAAGCCT TGGGCTCCACAGCATGAAGGGATCTCCTGTGAGAAGTTCAAAGAGTGGGAGCAACTCAACAGCCCTGAGTACCAAAACCCAAGACTGGAGCAGCTCCTCAGCAGGAACAAAATAG ACTGTCCAAAATGCAAATTCCGCTTCTTCCTGGCTAGAGGAGGTTGTTTGCATTTTAAATGCACTCAGTGCCAGCATGAATTCTGCGGAGGCTGCAGTCAGCCATTTAAACAGGGCTCT ACCTGTAATTTTTCGGTTGAGTGTGGAGCTAAGGGGTTACATGCTCATCACCCCAGAGACTGCCTATATCATTTGCGAGATTGGAGTGTCCCAAGACTACGGAACCTGCTGCAG TACTATGGAGTATCACATCCTTTAATGTTCAGCCCCAAAGTTACGATAGGGGGACACttaaaag gcatttgtggtgtaatggaGTTCCAAGAAACAGGAGCTGTTAAAGAGGAGCCATGTGGTCGGCTAGCTTTCCCTGAATACAGTGGTTACTGCAT GTTACATTATAAAGAGTGTCTGGTGGAGCTAATAAACAAGAATGGACTGGACCCTGTGGCATTGTTAGACAGTGCAGAGTTGAGGGCAGAACTTGACCGCTGGAAAGTGCCAGTCCCAGAGAAACAACCTTTAGAGGCAGATCTGCGGTACGAGGACAGACTTCGGCAG ATTTTAAAAGAGAGGGTGGTTTTGACCAGCGGTGCAGCCCCTGGATTGAAGCTAGCTGCTCCTCCCACACCCTCCCCATCTTCTCCTCCTGCGGCTGGAGCTCCATGGTACTCAGTCTTGATTCGAGCCGTGCCTGAGGACTCTCAGCAACTACTGCTGCTGAGTGATTGA